The following are encoded in a window of Gossypium raimondii isolate GPD5lz chromosome 13, ASM2569854v1, whole genome shotgun sequence genomic DNA:
- the LOC105784184 gene encoding probable amino acid permease 7: MEEAHSSNQTPLLNNKHHNHLHRTGNVWTAVAHIITGVIGAGVLSLAWSMAQLGWIAGPLAMVLFASVTLISTYLLCNCYKTPDPEVGPVRNRSYIDAVNMNLGKTNARVCGLFVQVGLYGMGIAYTITSAISLRAIQKSNCYHNEGHNAECYFGDAQYMLAFGVVQLILSQINNFHNIQWLSVVAAFMSFAYSIVGLGLGIAKVVGNGYIKGSIRGISTSTTGEKVWLVSQALGDIAFAYPYSLILIEIQDTLKSPPSEKDTMKTASIISISATTFFYLCCGALGYAAFGDKTPGNLLTGFGFYEPYWLIDFANMCIVLHLVGGYQVYSQPLFANVEKWVSVKFPDSGIIHKDFKLKLPLLPAFKLNVLRLCFRTIFVASTTIIAMLFPYFNQVLGVLGGIYFWPLSIYFPVQMYFKQRNVEAWSLKWVMLQSFSLVCLPLTLFALVGSIEGLITARLK; this comes from the exons ATGGAAGAAGCTCATTCTAGTAATCAAACCCCATTGTTGAACAACAAGCATCATAATCATCTCCATAGAACTG GGAATGTATGGACGGCGGTGGCGCATATAATAACGGGGGTCATAGGCGCCGGGGTGCTATCTCTGGCGTGGAGCATGGCTCAGTTGGGGTGGATTGCCGGACCTTTGGCTATGGTGCTCTTCGCGTCCGTAACTTTGATTTCCACGTATCTTCTCTGCAACTGTTATAAAACGCCTGATCCTGAAGTTGGACCCGTCAGAAATCGATCCTACATCGATGCTGTTAACATGAATTTAG GGAAAACCAATGCAAGGGTTTGCGGCCTTTTTGTTCAAGTAGGCTTGTATGGTATGGGAATAGCATATACAATAACATCTGCTATTAGCCTGAG AGCAATTCAAAAATCCAACTGTTACCACAATGAAGGGCATAATGCTGAATGTTATTTTGGAGATGCTCAGTATATGCTAGCTTTTGGAGTTGTTCAATTAATACTCTCTCagataaataattttcacaACATACAATGGCTATCGGTGGTTGCTGCATTCATGTCCTTTGCTTATTCTATCGTTGGTCTTGGACTTGGCATTGCTAAAGTAGTAG GAAATGGTTATATTAAGGGTTCCATTCGAGGAATCTCAACATCTACTACTGGTGAGAAAGTTTGGCTGGTTTCTCAAGCACTTGGAGACATAGCATTCGCCTATCCCTACTCCCTAATTCTTATTGAGATACAG gATACTTTAAAGTCACCTCCTTCTGAGAAGGACACCATGAAGACAGCTTCAATAATATCAATTTCTGCCACAACCTTCTTCTATCTCTGTTGTGGAGCACTTGGATATGCAGCCTTTGGAGATAAGACACCAGGGAATCTCTTGACTGGTTTTGGATTTTACGAACCATATTGGCTCATCGACTTTGCTAATATGTGCATTGTTCTTCATCTAGTTGGAGGATATCAG GTTTACAGCCAGCCACTATTTGCAAACGTTGAGAAATGGGTCTCAGTGAAATTTCCGGACAGTGGAATCATACACAAGGATTTCAAGTTGAAACTCCCACTTTTGCCAGCTTTTAAATTAAACGTTCTTAGATTATGCTTCCGCACCATTTTCGTAGCTTCGACAACAATAATTGCCATGTTATTCCCATATTTCAACCAAGTTTTGGGAGTATTAGGAGGCATCTACTTCTGGCCCCTATCAATATACTTTCCAGTGCAGATGTACTTCAAGCAGAGAAACGTTGAAGCCTGGTCACTAAAGTGGGTCATGCTCCAAAGTTTCAGCCTTGTGTGCCTTCCACTGACATTGTTCGCCCTGGTCGGGTCGATTGAAGGGCTCATAACTGCAAGATTAAAATAA